Proteins encoded within one genomic window of Xylophilus sp. GOD-11R:
- a CDS encoding H-NS histone family protein, which produces MTTYKELLKQREALEAQISDARQRELSDAVTRVRGLIEEFGLTAADVFPPARGRGVSSAKGGKVAAKYRDPATGATWTGRGKAPKWIADQDRTQFAI; this is translated from the coding sequence ATGACCACCTATAAAGAACTCCTGAAGCAGCGTGAAGCGCTCGAAGCCCAAATCAGCGATGCACGCCAACGTGAGCTGTCGGATGCGGTTACTCGCGTTCGCGGCCTGATCGAAGAATTCGGTCTTACTGCTGCCGATGTATTTCCGCCGGCCCGCGGCCGCGGTGTTTCTTCTGCCAAGGGTGGCAAGGTCGCGGCCAAATATCGCGATCCGGCCACCGGCGCCACCTGGACCGGCCGCGGCAAGGCGCCGAAGTGGATCGCCGATCAGGACCGCACTCAATTCGCCATCTGA